In Corylus avellana chromosome ca2, CavTom2PMs-1.0, the following proteins share a genomic window:
- the LOC132172126 gene encoding uncharacterized protein LOC132172126 isoform X1 — MAASVDTPSPPHLKQEGSSFMGSSPLISPSSDKRLWSALRSRTETLIENRQSRMPSEPAVTTHLIAGESDRANRLKEDSLLLMRGFDSVAHTLSLLSNNLDNALQGARDLAKPPTLTEIFQSNLQNSDSKEEESEKQGTGAELKQGMKRKFDHSHSSEDSEDDSQKSLKDGKLKKAKNLAISMASKAASLARELKSIKSDLCFMQERCTLLEEENRRLRDGFAKGIRPEEDDLVRLQLEALLAEKSRLANENANLVRENQCLNQLVEYHQLTSQDLSASFEYIQGMCLDFSSPPPPIREEEAEEEDEVFQTPGASHHFSFSTTSLE; from the exons atggcaGCCTCAGTGGACACACCATCGCCTCCCCACCTCAAACAG GAGGGCTCAAGCTTCATGGGTTCGTCTCCTCTGATCAGCCCCTCCTCCGATAAGCGACTTTGGAGTGCGCTACGCAGCCGGACGGAAACGCTTATTGAGAATCGTCAAAGCAGAATGCCAAGTGAGCCCGCTGTAACCACCCATTTG ATCGCCGGAGAATCGGACCGAGCGAACCGATTGAAGGAAGACTCGCTGCTTCTGATGAGAGGGTTCGACTCTGTTGCCCACACTCTGTCTCTGCTATCCAACAATCTAGACAATGCCCTTCAG GGAGCTAGAGATCTTGCAAAACCGCCCACATTGACTGAAATATTCCAAAGCAATCTGCAGAACTCAGACAGTAAAGAAGAGGAATCAGAGAAGCAAGGAACTGGAGCAGAGCTCAAGCAAGGAATGAAAAGGAAGTTTGATCATAGTCATTCTTCAGAGGATAGCGAAGATGATTCGCAGAAAAGCCTAAAAGATGGGAAGCTGAAGAAAGCCAAAAAC CTTGCCATTTCCATGGCATCAAAAGCAGCTTCGCTTGCTAGAGAACTGAAGTCAATAAAGTCGGATTTGTGTTTTATGCAAGAGCGATGCACTCTGCTTGAAGAGGAGAATAGGAGGCTCCGTGATGGATTTGCTAAAGGGATAAGGCCTGAGGAAGATGATCTG GTGAGGCTTCAATTGGAGGCACTGCTGGCAGAGAAATCCAGATTAGCaaatgaaaatgcaaatttaGTAAGAGAAAACCAATGCCTCAACCAACTTGTGGAGTACCACCAACTGACCTCCCAAGATCTGTCGGCATCATTTGAATACATACAGGGAATGTGCTTAGACTTCTCTTCTCCACCACCACCCATCAGAGAAGAAGaggcagaagaagaagatgaagttttTCAGACACCTGGAGCTTCTCACCATTTTAGCTTCTCCACCACCTCTCTAGAGTAG
- the LOC132172126 gene encoding uncharacterized protein LOC132172126 isoform X2 yields MGSSPLISPSSDKRLWSALRSRTETLIENRQSRMPSEPAVTTHLIAGESDRANRLKEDSLLLMRGFDSVAHTLSLLSNNLDNALQGARDLAKPPTLTEIFQSNLQNSDSKEEESEKQGTGAELKQGMKRKFDHSHSSEDSEDDSQKSLKDGKLKKAKNLAISMASKAASLARELKSIKSDLCFMQERCTLLEEENRRLRDGFAKGIRPEEDDLVRLQLEALLAEKSRLANENANLVRENQCLNQLVEYHQLTSQDLSASFEYIQGMCLDFSSPPPPIREEEAEEEDEVFQTPGASHHFSFSTTSLE; encoded by the exons ATGGGTTCGTCTCCTCTGATCAGCCCCTCCTCCGATAAGCGACTTTGGAGTGCGCTACGCAGCCGGACGGAAACGCTTATTGAGAATCGTCAAAGCAGAATGCCAAGTGAGCCCGCTGTAACCACCCATTTG ATCGCCGGAGAATCGGACCGAGCGAACCGATTGAAGGAAGACTCGCTGCTTCTGATGAGAGGGTTCGACTCTGTTGCCCACACTCTGTCTCTGCTATCCAACAATCTAGACAATGCCCTTCAG GGAGCTAGAGATCTTGCAAAACCGCCCACATTGACTGAAATATTCCAAAGCAATCTGCAGAACTCAGACAGTAAAGAAGAGGAATCAGAGAAGCAAGGAACTGGAGCAGAGCTCAAGCAAGGAATGAAAAGGAAGTTTGATCATAGTCATTCTTCAGAGGATAGCGAAGATGATTCGCAGAAAAGCCTAAAAGATGGGAAGCTGAAGAAAGCCAAAAAC CTTGCCATTTCCATGGCATCAAAAGCAGCTTCGCTTGCTAGAGAACTGAAGTCAATAAAGTCGGATTTGTGTTTTATGCAAGAGCGATGCACTCTGCTTGAAGAGGAGAATAGGAGGCTCCGTGATGGATTTGCTAAAGGGATAAGGCCTGAGGAAGATGATCTG GTGAGGCTTCAATTGGAGGCACTGCTGGCAGAGAAATCCAGATTAGCaaatgaaaatgcaaatttaGTAAGAGAAAACCAATGCCTCAACCAACTTGTGGAGTACCACCAACTGACCTCCCAAGATCTGTCGGCATCATTTGAATACATACAGGGAATGTGCTTAGACTTCTCTTCTCCACCACCACCCATCAGAGAAGAAGaggcagaagaagaagatgaagttttTCAGACACCTGGAGCTTCTCACCATTTTAGCTTCTCCACCACCTCTCTAGAGTAG
- the LOC132171055 gene encoding uncharacterized protein LOC132171055 has protein sequence MGKKAKAAKIGKKVQMSKLENKTQSLEKVESQPGHTNPSPERVENQPKSVNPSLGSVELQPETISPSLVRANTRSKQQAESVKPSNPKKRMRHCIGVRRSDRIKGTVTPAQNHDIEPMIEEITLSESEKEDDDHPAQSEQNLPESATLSEKNMEEKINYIVQRLEEQETAMEALKCEVTKKSFLSGGPSRVDIRYKNLYINSQQKVESLTEENKQLAMKLETALCKVEAYQNGNHVFSDMMEKLKDVILISNLTKATETAVNFSSQALRNTSSPDDVLGSNGSAAKRKKTPVIRK, from the exons atgGGTAAGAAGGCCAAAGCTGCAAAGATTGGAAAGAAGGTTCAAATG TCAAAGCTTGAAAACAAAACTCAATCATTGGAAAAAGTGGAATCACAGCCTGGACACACAAATCCTTCCCCGGAGAGAGTGGAAAATCAACCTAAAAGTGTGAATCCTTCATTGGGAAGTGTGGAATTGCAGCCTGAAACCATAAGCCCTTCCTTGGTGAGAGCAAATACACGGTCTAAACAGCAAGCAGAGTCTGTCAAACCATCAAATCCAAAGAAGAGAATGAGACACTGCATTGGTGTTAGGCGATCAGATCGTATAAAAGGAACCGTTACGCCTGCTCAAAACCATGACATCGAGCCTATGATTGAAGAGATAACCCTAAGCGAAAGTGAGAAAGAGGATGATGACCACCCTGCTCAGAGTGAGCAAAATCTGCCTGAGTCAGCAACCTTGAGTGAAAAGAACATGGAAGAAAAAATTAACTATATTGTACAACGATTGGAAGAACAAGAAACGGCCATGGAAGCATTGAAGTGCGAG GTAACCAAGAAGTCTTTCTTGAGTGGAGGTCCATCTAGGGTAGATATCAGATACAAGAACTTGTACATCAATTCCCAACAGAAG GTTGAGTCCTTAacagaagaaaataaacaacttGCAATGAAGCTGGAAACTGCTCTTTGCAAAGTTGAAGCT TATCAGAATGGCAATCATGTTTTCTCTGACATGATGGAGAAATTGAAGGATGTCATCTTAATCTCAAATCTGACAAAAGCTACTGAAACGGCAGTTAATTTTTCATCTCAAGCATTACGCAATACTTCTTCACCAGATGATGTTCTTGGATCCAACGGTTCTGcagcaaagagaaagaaaacccCAGTCATCCGAAAGTGA